The proteins below are encoded in one region of Corallococcus silvisoli:
- a CDS encoding class I SAM-dependent methyltransferase produces MRQPILSVHGAALPVAPETNDLVLVNPPRDEVPPEAVFVEAQEWLDALHARMVQGPDDTLHHGMTALHGGLIARRRQWSPEVWKRFCQELARKHPMRPFLHQCPFTRHAFERPRGYAGDAALIDYLYMDRAADELHAGREIYRYMHGQPSARSVRERRELLARMMDETAARRPDGRVLSVACGHLREAEQSRAVAERRLQELIAFDQDPVSLAEISRLHPDGVVRPVCGSVRALLAGKATFHDLDFAYSAGLYDYLSDSVASRLTALLFQMLRSEGRLLVANFAVHPPETGYMEAFMDWWLTYRDEDGMRGLLSETPLAQVSNVRLFRDSQDNVIYLEVTRR; encoded by the coding sequence ATGCGCCAGCCCATCCTGTCGGTCCACGGCGCGGCTCTCCCGGTCGCGCCCGAAACCAACGACCTCGTCCTGGTGAATCCGCCCCGGGACGAGGTCCCCCCAGAAGCGGTGTTCGTCGAGGCCCAGGAGTGGCTGGACGCGCTGCACGCGCGGATGGTGCAGGGGCCGGACGACACCCTGCACCACGGCATGACGGCCCTGCACGGGGGCCTCATCGCGCGGCGCAGGCAGTGGAGCCCGGAGGTGTGGAAGCGCTTCTGCCAGGAGCTGGCGCGCAAGCACCCGATGCGGCCCTTCCTGCACCAGTGCCCCTTCACGCGGCACGCCTTCGAACGGCCGCGCGGCTACGCGGGGGACGCGGCGCTCATCGACTACCTCTACATGGACCGCGCGGCGGACGAGCTGCACGCGGGCCGCGAAATCTACCGGTACATGCACGGGCAGCCCAGCGCGCGCAGCGTGCGCGAGCGCCGGGAGCTGCTCGCGCGGATGATGGACGAGACCGCGGCGCGCCGGCCCGACGGGCGCGTGCTGTCGGTGGCGTGCGGGCACCTGCGGGAGGCGGAGCAGTCGCGCGCGGTGGCGGAGCGCCGGCTCCAGGAGCTCATCGCGTTCGACCAGGACCCGGTCAGCCTGGCGGAGATTTCACGCCTGCACCCGGACGGCGTCGTGCGGCCGGTGTGCGGCTCCGTGCGCGCGCTGCTCGCGGGCAAGGCGACGTTCCACGACCTGGACTTCGCGTACTCGGCCGGGCTGTACGACTACCTGTCGGACTCCGTGGCCAGCCGCCTCACCGCGCTGCTCTTCCAGATGCTGCGGTCGGAGGGGCGGCTGCTGGTGGCCAACTTCGCGGTGCACCCGCCGGAGACCGGCTACATGGAGGCCTTCATGGACTGGTGGCTCACCTACCGGGACGAGGACGGCATGCGCGGCCTGCTGTCGGAGACGCCGCTGGCGCAGGTCTCCAACGTGCGGCTGTTCCGCGACTCGCAGGACAACGTCATCTACCTGGAAGTGACGCGGCGCTAG
- a CDS encoding SpoIIAA family protein, whose protein sequence is MKIEIAHLPHDIIEIIYPSEVTPKDVTEYVDQLKKDITARGGAEWSALVDQSRLRVMPSTVVGEMARLNAYAQQRGMKRSARVVSDPGSGLQAWRMTKNAGLTIPAKTFESRAEALSWLEAPDAD, encoded by the coding sequence ATGAAGATTGAAATCGCCCACCTGCCCCACGACATCATCGAGATCATCTATCCGTCGGAAGTGACCCCGAAGGACGTGACCGAGTACGTCGACCAGCTGAAGAAGGACATCACGGCCCGGGGCGGCGCGGAGTGGTCCGCGCTGGTGGACCAGTCCCGGCTGCGGGTGATGCCCTCCACGGTGGTGGGGGAGATGGCGCGGCTGAACGCCTACGCCCAGCAGCGCGGCATGAAGCGCTCCGCGCGCGTGGTCAGCGACCCCGGCAGCGGCCTGCAGGCGTGGCGCATGACCAAGAACGCCGGCCTCACCATCCCCGCCAAGACCTTCGAGTCGCGCGCCGAGGCGCTCAGCTGGCTCGAGGCCCCCGACGCCGACTGA